The following coding sequences are from one Psychrobacter sp. AH5 window:
- a CDS encoding S-(hydroxymethyl)glutathione dehydrogenase/class III alcohol dehydrogenase: MKSKAAVAWGPNEPLSIEEVDVMLPRKGEVLVKILASGVCHTDAFTLSGEDPEGVFPTILGHEGGGIVEQIGEGVTSVQVGDHVIPLYTAECGVCKMCRSGKTNLCSAVRETQGKGLMPDGTTRFYKDGKPIYHYMGCSTFSEYTVLPEISLAKVDKEAPLEKVCLLGCGVTTGMGAVMNTAKVEEGSTVAIFGLGGIGLAAIIGAKMAKARRIIGVDINEDKFELAKKLGATDCINSKDYDQPIQDVIVEMTDGGVDYSFECIGNVDVMRSALECCHKGWGESVIIGVAGAGKEISTRPFQLVTGRVWKGSAFGGVKGRTELPGYVERYLQGDIPLESFITHTMPLEDINQAFELMHEGKSIRSVVHFDE; the protein is encoded by the coding sequence ATCAAATCTAAAGCCGCCGTCGCTTGGGGCCCTAATGAGCCGCTATCTATCGAAGAAGTCGATGTCATGCTACCGCGTAAAGGCGAAGTATTAGTAAAAATTCTCGCCAGTGGCGTCTGTCATACCGATGCCTTTACCTTATCGGGCGAAGATCCAGAAGGCGTATTCCCGACTATCTTAGGTCATGAAGGCGGCGGTATCGTTGAGCAAATCGGCGAAGGCGTCACCAGCGTGCAAGTTGGCGATCATGTTATTCCTTTATATACTGCTGAATGCGGCGTTTGTAAAATGTGCCGCTCTGGCAAAACCAACCTGTGCTCAGCGGTACGCGAGACCCAAGGTAAAGGCTTGATGCCAGATGGTACGACCCGTTTTTATAAAGACGGCAAGCCAATTTATCATTACATGGGCTGCTCGACCTTCTCTGAATATACCGTCCTGCCCGAGATCTCTTTAGCCAAAGTCGATAAAGAAGCGCCACTTGAAAAGGTATGCTTGCTCGGCTGCGGCGTCACTACCGGTATGGGCGCGGTGATGAATACCGCGAAAGTAGAAGAAGGCTCAACCGTCGCTATTTTTGGTCTGGGTGGTATTGGCCTTGCTGCTATCATCGGCGCAAAAATGGCCAAAGCCCGCCGTATTATCGGCGTTGATATTAATGAGGATAAGTTTGAGCTCGCCAAAAAGCTTGGTGCAACTGATTGTATCAACTCCAAAGACTACGACCAACCTATCCAAGATGTCATCGTGGAGATGACCGATGGCGGCGTCGATTATTCGTTTGAGTGTATCGGTAACGTCGATGTAATGCGCTCAGCACTTGAGTGCTGTCATAAAGGTTGGGGCGAGTCGGTTATCATCGGGGTCGCCGGCGCAGGTAAAGAGATCTCCACCCGTCCGTTCCAGCTTGTCACCGGTCGCGTCTGGAAAGGCTCAGCATTTGGCGGGGTCAAAGGCCGCACAGAATTGCCCGGCTACGTTGAGCGCTACTTACAAGGCGATATTCCTTTAGAGAGTTTTATCACTCATACCATGCCTCTTGAGGACATTAACCAAGCGTTTGAGCTGATGCATGAAGGTAAAAGCATTCGCTCCGTGGTGCATTTTGATGAATAA
- the uvrA gene encoding excinuclease ABC subunit UvrA → MTANNNKTYLKASSRNSDNLNDANNQIQVRGARVHNLKNLDVDLPRNALVVFTGISGSGKSSLAFGTLFAESQRRYLDSVSPYARRLIDQVDEPDVDSIEGLPPAVALQQQRGTPSVRSSVASVTTISNGLRMLYSRAGDYPAGQEMLYADAFSPNTPEGACPTCSGIGRVFEVTEDLMVPDATKSIRERAIASWPGAWQGQNLSRILTTLGHDIDVPWYKLPKKTRDWILYTDETPTVPVYPEYNIEQTRTAIEKGEKPNYMGTFTGAKNFILHSFANTQSALTKKRVSQFMQISECPDCHGKKLKKESLSVKFAGFDIGELSQLTLTELASKLESTAKSKPTSDTANREKAIVAQRIASDILARVEALTRLGLGYLSLERTTPTLSPGELQRLRLATQIRSQLFGVVYVLDEPSAGLHPADTQALLGALDELIAAGNSVFVVEHDVSVIRHADWVVDVGPEAGTHGGEVIYSGPTEGLRDIPQSYTAQYLFANKTASSNEKSTRQPAAWLKLKDVQRNNVEGLDVEFPLGVMTCVTGVSGSGKSSLVSQALVELVQEALGQKVIVEAPTGEADLLEQELENVTGGQITSGMESIKRLVTIDQKAIGRTPRSNLATYTGLFDHVRKLFAQTPMAKQRGFNAGRFSFNTVKGRCPNCEGLGFVSVELLFLPSVYAPCQVCHGQRYDEETLAITYKDKNIAEVLDLTVEKAAEFFCDEPPVLRALEALLQVGLGYLRLGQPATELSGGEAQRIKLATELQRTQRGETLYILDEPTTGLHPADVAKLMTQLNGLVDAGNTVIMVVHDMQVASNSDWIIDMGPGAGDKGGMIVAQGAPKEVAKSKTSRTAPFLLH, encoded by the coding sequence ATGACTGCTAATAATAATAAAACGTACCTTAAAGCTAGCTCTAGAAATAGTGATAATTTAAACGATGCTAATAATCAAATCCAAGTCAGAGGTGCGCGCGTTCATAACCTAAAGAACCTCGATGTCGATCTACCGCGTAATGCCTTAGTGGTGTTTACGGGTATCTCAGGCTCTGGTAAATCATCCTTGGCTTTTGGGACTTTATTTGCCGAGTCGCAGCGCCGCTATTTGGACTCAGTGTCGCCTTATGCACGGCGTCTGATTGACCAAGTCGATGAGCCTGATGTCGATAGTATTGAAGGTTTGCCGCCAGCGGTCGCGCTACAACAACAGCGCGGTACGCCATCGGTGCGCTCTTCAGTCGCTAGCGTCACTACCATCTCTAATGGTTTGCGTATGCTGTACTCAAGAGCAGGGGACTATCCTGCCGGGCAAGAGATGCTTTACGCCGATGCCTTTTCGCCCAATACTCCAGAAGGCGCTTGTCCGACTTGCTCGGGGATAGGCCGAGTGTTTGAAGTGACTGAAGATTTGATGGTGCCTGATGCTACCAAGAGCATTCGTGAGCGCGCGATTGCTTCATGGCCGGGCGCTTGGCAAGGTCAAAACTTGAGCCGGATATTGACCACTTTAGGCCACGATATCGATGTTCCTTGGTATAAATTGCCCAAAAAAACTCGTGATTGGATTTTGTACACGGACGAGACGCCAACGGTGCCGGTGTATCCTGAGTATAATATCGAGCAAACCCGCACGGCGATTGAAAAAGGGGAGAAGCCCAATTACATGGGTACTTTTACGGGTGCCAAAAACTTCATCTTGCACTCGTTTGCCAATACTCAAAGCGCGCTGACTAAAAAACGCGTTTCACAATTTATGCAAATCTCCGAGTGCCCAGACTGTCATGGTAAAAAGCTGAAAAAAGAATCGTTATCGGTCAAATTTGCAGGTTTCGATATCGGTGAGCTGTCGCAGTTAACCTTAACTGAGCTGGCATCCAAACTTGAAAGCACAGCGAAAAGTAAACCCACTAGCGACACTGCTAATCGTGAAAAAGCGATTGTCGCGCAGCGGATTGCTAGCGATATATTAGCGCGCGTCGAAGCTTTGACGCGCTTAGGTCTGGGTTATTTATCATTGGAGCGTACCACGCCAACCTTATCTCCTGGTGAGCTACAGCGGCTTAGATTAGCCACGCAAATTCGCTCGCAATTGTTCGGTGTGGTCTATGTGCTAGATGAGCCGTCTGCTGGCTTGCATCCTGCCGATACCCAAGCGCTGCTCGGTGCGCTAGATGAGCTGATAGCCGCGGGTAACTCAGTGTTTGTGGTCGAGCATGATGTCAGCGTGATCCGTCATGCCGATTGGGTAGTCGATGTCGGGCCAGAGGCGGGCACGCATGGCGGTGAAGTTATTTATAGTGGACCTACTGAGGGGCTGCGTGATATTCCTCAGTCGTACACCGCGCAGTATTTGTTCGCGAATAAAACAGCTAGCAGTAATGAGAAAAGCACTCGCCAGCCAGCGGCTTGGCTCAAGCTTAAAGACGTGCAGCGTAATAACGTAGAGGGACTAGATGTCGAATTTCCGCTAGGGGTAATGACTTGTGTGACGGGCGTCTCAGGCTCTGGCAAGTCAAGCTTAGTCAGTCAGGCACTAGTTGAGCTAGTCCAAGAAGCTTTAGGACAAAAGGTAATAGTTGAGGCGCCAACGGGCGAGGCGGATTTACTCGAGCAAGAGCTAGAGAACGTGACTGGCGGTCAGATTACCTCTGGTATGGAGAGTATAAAACGGCTTGTGACTATCGATCAAAAAGCCATCGGCCGCACGCCGCGCTCAAACTTAGCCACTTATACCGGACTATTTGATCATGTGCGTAAACTCTTTGCGCAAACGCCAATGGCAAAACAGCGAGGCTTTAACGCTGGACGCTTCTCCTTTAATACAGTAAAAGGCCGTTGCCCTAATTGTGAAGGTTTAGGCTTTGTTAGCGTTGAGCTGTTATTCTTACCGAGTGTTTACGCACCCTGCCAAGTCTGTCACGGTCAGCGTTATGATGAGGAGACCCTTGCTATCACTTATAAGGATAAAAATATCGCTGAAGTATTAGATTTAACCGTTGAAAAAGCGGCCGAGTTCTTTTGTGATGAGCCGCCTGTGCTACGCGCATTGGAGGCATTATTGCAAGTGGGGTTAGGCTATCTGCGTTTAGGTCAACCGGCGACTGAGCTATCAGGCGGGGAGGCGCAACGTATTAAGCTTGCTACTGAATTGCAGCGCACGCAGCGCGGTGAGACCCTTTATATCCTCGATGAGCCGACGACTGGTCTGCACCCGGCAGATGTTGCTAAGCTGATGACGCAATTGAACGGCTTAGTGGATGCAGGCAATACGGTCATTATGGTCGTGCACGATATGCAAGTGGCTAGTAATAGCGACTGGATTATCGATATGGGTCCTGGTGCTGGAGATAAAGGCGGTATGATAGTGGCGCAAGGAGCTCCTAAAGAGGTTGCTAAGTCGAAGACTAGTCGCACCGCGCCTTTTTTATTACATTAG
- a CDS encoding peptidase yields MTYCAAIRLKDGLVFASDTRTNAGVDHISTFRKLYQYGVEGERFMVLQTAGSLATSQAVFNKLQTDIDQCVESNINTVATLFDAAQMVGECMRDVMTHAQKVANDNNSGTFTSSFLLGGQIKGQKPELYMIYPEGNFIKATADTPFFQLGEIKYGKPILDRSVSYDTDINHATQALMLSFDSTIHSNLSVGMPIDFLIYQNDSFTMPKGRRIEADDEHFNKISRYWAKALRNTLVELPSCPDDYWG; encoded by the coding sequence ATGACTTATTGCGCCGCTATTCGTCTCAAAGACGGCTTAGTTTTTGCCAGTGACACTCGCACCAATGCCGGCGTCGATCACATCTCAACTTTTCGTAAGCTCTATCAATACGGCGTCGAAGGTGAGCGCTTTATGGTATTACAAACGGCTGGAAGCTTGGCCACCTCGCAAGCGGTATTTAACAAACTACAAACCGATATTGATCAGTGCGTTGAGAGTAATATTAATACGGTTGCGACACTGTTTGATGCCGCGCAAATGGTTGGCGAATGCATGCGTGATGTTATGACTCACGCGCAAAAAGTCGCTAATGATAATAATAGCGGCACTTTTACTAGCTCTTTTTTATTAGGCGGGCAAATAAAAGGACAAAAGCCTGAGCTTTACATGATTTATCCTGAAGGCAACTTTATCAAGGCCACCGCTGATACGCCGTTTTTTCAATTAGGCGAAATTAAATACGGCAAACCTATTCTTGATCGCTCGGTCAGTTATGATACTGATATTAATCATGCTACCCAAGCGCTAATGCTATCATTTGACTCAACCATTCACTCCAACCTGTCAGTGGGCATGCCAATCGACTTTTTGATCTATCAAAACGATAGCTTTACGATGCCAAAAGGCCGCCGTATCGAAGCTGATGATGAGCACTTTAATAAAATTAGCCGCTACTGGGCTAAGGCGCTACGCAATACTTTAGTAGAGCTGCCAAGCTGTCCTGATGATTATTGGGGCTAA
- a CDS encoding transglutaminase family protein, with the protein MKLQISHQTNYYYGEQAQRSVQYIRMTPMQLPHQIIHRWDVLLPKVAVSQKDGFGNDWLTLSRNETHDNLQMQASGIVEINTDTERLEDMDNVPYLLFTVQSPLTKCSKEMREFAAPFLQDASLESLKKMANALIMKMPFVKDVTHVGTTASEAFKMGGGVCQDHTHVFISMLRDSQIPARYVSGYLYDDTENHMASHAWAEAYIEGYWYTFDISNQAFTPNAHVYVAVGRDYLDTAPVRGVRMGGGYENLYSQVLVTRLS; encoded by the coding sequence ATGAAATTACAAATAAGTCATCAGACCAACTACTATTATGGCGAGCAAGCGCAGCGTAGTGTGCAGTATATCCGTATGACGCCGATGCAGCTGCCGCACCAAATCATTCACCGCTGGGATGTATTACTGCCTAAAGTCGCGGTCAGTCAAAAAGATGGTTTCGGCAATGATTGGCTGACCCTTAGCCGTAACGAGACTCATGATAATTTGCAAATGCAAGCCTCGGGCATTGTGGAGATTAATACTGATACCGAGCGGCTTGAGGATATGGATAACGTTCCCTACTTGCTGTTTACGGTACAAAGTCCGTTGACTAAGTGCTCAAAAGAGATGCGCGAATTTGCCGCTCCGTTTTTACAAGATGCTAGTTTAGAGAGTCTCAAAAAAATGGCCAATGCGCTGATTATGAAAATGCCATTTGTTAAAGATGTCACCCATGTCGGTACCACTGCGAGCGAGGCCTTTAAGATGGGCGGCGGTGTTTGCCAAGATCATACCCATGTGTTTATAAGCATGCTGCGCGACAGCCAAATTCCAGCGCGTTACGTCTCAGGCTATCTGTATGATGACACTGAAAATCATATGGCAAGCCACGCTTGGGCGGAAGCTTATATAGAGGGCTACTGGTACACTTTTGACATCTCCAACCAAGCCTTTACCCCAAACGCGCACGTCTATGTGGCAGTCGGTCGAGACTACTTGGATACCGCACCAGTACGCGGTGTACGCATGGGCGGCGGCTACGAGAATCTTTACAGTCAAGTGTTAGTCACGCGGTTATCATAA
- a CDS encoding circularly permuted type 2 ATP-grasp protein, which translates to MTKQAPQNQTQSQSQSQTKSGTKDKAKAPAEKRSCFDELQDAKGNYRPAAQAVGDWLDNTSMDAINHLNEQAENIFYRKGVTFTVYSDAKNIERMIPFDIVPRIIAASEWQKIEKGCQQRITALNAFLHDIYHEQAIMKSGIVPASYVYASGCYEPWMMGIKLDKPIYSHISGIDLIRDEDGRFCVLEDNLRTPSGVSYMLESRTISETLLSDLFAHTPVLGISDYPKRLKKCLASSTSKYDPQIVILTPGRFNSAYYEHAFLAHEMNVPLVHGYDLVVEDSKVYMQSIRGKVQVDIIYRRIDDPYLDPLAFQSHSILGVSGLMSAYRAGNVVIVNAPGTGVADDKSLYAFVPDMIKFYLGEEPLLPNIETYQCRKPEQLSYVLDNLDKLVVKETQGSGGYGMLIGPTSTKQEISDYRKRLLENPAGFIAQPTISLSTNPTAVSDGIAPRHIDLRPFILSHGDGSVDIVPGGLTRVAMVEGSLVVNSSQGGGIKDTWVVDDSNLDSNLKARQTDHLETSSTDSKSTENRNTDTSAANHASYYNRVQPTEAGFEDLDDAPMILLLSTGSYLIWLGRYSERLFYYDGLMKQLINGTIKKSQAQHLINNLGFAADPSEALKVMKAQMLYELEQKVIPSIVQSIETNVQEAKGVIGKDTAELYNLIKRLSNAGTYRAAALQLYACNAAMQQEHPTVTCFWQLGRYFEQLERAVLLDEDTSEISLQFKYWINQLPENTRWRELTRLTNQMIKSKQFSDFKLISREFNIILQQGV; encoded by the coding sequence ATGACGAAACAAGCCCCTCAAAACCAAACTCAATCGCAAAGCCAAAGTCAAACAAAATCGGGCACTAAAGATAAGGCCAAAGCGCCCGCTGAGAAACGGTCTTGTTTTGATGAATTACAAGATGCTAAAGGCAACTATCGCCCCGCTGCGCAAGCCGTTGGCGACTGGCTAGACAACACTAGCATGGATGCGATTAATCATCTCAATGAGCAAGCCGAAAACATCTTTTATCGTAAAGGCGTCACCTTCACCGTTTATAGCGATGCCAAAAATATCGAGCGTATGATCCCCTTTGACATCGTACCGCGTATCATTGCCGCTAGTGAATGGCAAAAAATCGAAAAAGGCTGTCAGCAACGTATCACCGCGCTCAACGCTTTTCTTCATGATATTTATCACGAGCAAGCCATTATGAAATCGGGCATTGTACCTGCCAGCTACGTTTATGCTAGTGGCTGTTATGAGCCGTGGATGATGGGTATCAAGCTTGATAAACCCATCTATTCGCATATCAGCGGAATTGATCTGATCCGTGATGAGGACGGCCGCTTTTGTGTGTTAGAAGATAATTTGCGTACGCCATCAGGCGTCTCGTATATGCTTGAGAGCCGCACTATATCTGAGACCTTATTGTCTGATCTGTTTGCTCATACGCCGGTATTAGGGATTAGCGATTATCCTAAACGCCTAAAAAAATGCCTTGCCAGCTCAACGAGTAAATACGATCCGCAGATTGTCATCTTGACGCCAGGACGCTTTAATAGTGCTTATTATGAGCACGCCTTTTTGGCGCATGAGATGAATGTACCGCTAGTGCATGGCTATGATTTAGTGGTCGAAGATAGCAAAGTCTATATGCAAAGTATTCGCGGTAAAGTACAAGTCGATATTATTTATCGCCGTATTGACGACCCTTATCTCGATCCGCTCGCCTTTCAGTCTCACTCCATACTTGGCGTATCAGGCCTAATGAGCGCTTATCGCGCTGGTAACGTGGTTATCGTAAATGCGCCCGGTACTGGGGTCGCCGATGACAAGAGTCTTTATGCTTTTGTGCCCGATATGATTAAGTTCTATCTAGGCGAGGAGCCGCTACTCCCCAATATCGAGACTTATCAATGCCGTAAGCCTGAGCAATTATCTTATGTGTTAGATAATCTAGATAAGCTAGTGGTTAAAGAAACGCAAGGCTCAGGCGGCTATGGCATGCTGATTGGGCCGACCTCAACTAAGCAAGAGATTAGCGACTATCGCAAGCGCTTACTTGAAAATCCAGCAGGCTTTATCGCGCAGCCAACGATCTCGCTATCGACCAATCCCACAGCGGTCAGCGATGGTATTGCCCCGCGTCATATCGACTTGCGACCCTTTATCCTCAGTCATGGTGATGGCTCAGTGGATATCGTACCAGGCGGCCTGACGCGGGTGGCGATGGTTGAGGGCTCCTTAGTGGTGAACTCCTCACAAGGCGGCGGTATCAAAGACACTTGGGTCGTTGATGACAGTAATTTAGATAGCAACTTAAAAGCTCGTCAGACTGATCATTTAGAAACTTCGAGCACAGACAGTAAAAGCACAGAAAATAGAAATACAGACACTAGCGCCGCTAACCATGCCAGCTACTATAATCGCGTGCAGCCGACCGAAGCGGGTTTTGAGGATCTAGATGATGCGCCAATGATACTACTACTCTCAACCGGTAGCTATCTGATTTGGCTTGGTCGCTATAGTGAACGCCTCTTTTACTATGATGGCCTGATGAAACAGCTGATCAATGGCACTATCAAAAAATCCCAAGCGCAGCACTTAATCAATAATTTAGGCTTTGCCGCGGACCCTAGCGAAGCGCTAAAGGTGATGAAAGCGCAAATGCTCTATGAGCTTGAGCAAAAAGTCATTCCAAGCATCGTACAGTCCATCGAAACCAATGTGCAAGAGGCCAAAGGCGTGATCGGTAAAGACACCGCTGAGCTTTATAACTTGATTAAACGGCTATCCAATGCTGGTACTTATCGCGCGGCAGCTTTGCAGCTCTATGCTTGTAATGCAGCGATGCAGCAAGAGCATCCGACCGTGACTTGCTTTTGGCAGTTAGGCCGCTACTTTGAGCAGTTAGAGCGCGCGGTATTGCTCGATGAAGACACGAGCGAGATTAGTCTACAATTTAAATATTGGATCAATCAGCTCCCTGAAAATACGCGCTGGCGCGAATTGACGCGGCTGACCAATCAGATGATTAAGTCCAAGCAGTTTAGCGACTTTAAGCTTATTAGCCGCGAGTTCAATATTATTTTGCAGCAAGGCGTTTAA
- the nhaC gene encoding Na+/H+ antiporter NhaC, translating into MTSDKPAQKFQKPSAKLAALALLSVVFSLVFCLMILKTVSIQVGLLLGMVFVTLISRRLGYRFNDLMVLIQKSIGESTFGLWFFIAIGAIIAAWMAAGTVPAIIYYGLGVISPTVFLPAGFVLCAITALSTGTSWGTVGTVGIALVGIGQGLGIPLPITAGMIISGAVTGDKMSPVSDTPNLTAMSAGADLYETIKAMIQTITPAFFITLALFIYLGIQYGSADANLSVIDETRSVLAESFNLHPIVMLPMVILLTLNVMKFPSLPSMTIAVIAGLIVAVVFQDASIAVALEYLNSGFKIETGSSYVDPILNRGGIQSMMWTFSVAFMALSLGGVLSKVGYMEALILGLVDKAKTVGSLTLLVMSSSIASTAAFGEAYLSFILNGELFKKQFDKVGLNRAMLARIVSEGGLMMAPLMPWTTFGAFTAATLGISGFEFAPYAFMSFLSPLISVLMTYLGLAVVWNNNKNKGVKKLVDVDVSNEPNFINQR; encoded by the coding sequence ATGACTAGTGATAAACCCGCGCAAAAGTTTCAAAAACCTTCTGCTAAGCTTGCCGCGCTCGCTTTATTGTCCGTGGTTTTTAGTCTGGTATTTTGTCTGATGATCCTAAAGACGGTCTCCATTCAAGTCGGCTTGCTATTAGGTATGGTCTTTGTCACCCTTATCTCCAGAAGGCTCGGCTATCGCTTTAATGATTTGATGGTGCTCATTCAAAAGAGCATTGGTGAGTCGACTTTTGGCTTATGGTTTTTTATTGCTATCGGCGCGATAATCGCCGCTTGGATGGCGGCAGGCACGGTGCCGGCTATCATTTACTATGGTTTGGGAGTTATCTCGCCCACAGTGTTTTTGCCAGCCGGCTTTGTGTTGTGTGCGATTACTGCGCTGTCAACAGGTACTTCTTGGGGTACGGTTGGCACGGTAGGTATTGCCTTAGTAGGGATCGGTCAAGGCTTAGGTATTCCGCTACCTATCACCGCTGGGATGATTATCTCAGGCGCGGTGACGGGGGATAAAATGTCTCCGGTCTCTGATACGCCTAACTTGACGGCTATGTCTGCAGGCGCTGATCTGTACGAGACTATCAAAGCGATGATACAGACCATCACCCCAGCGTTTTTTATTACTTTAGCGCTGTTTATCTATTTAGGCATTCAGTATGGCTCAGCGGATGCCAATCTGAGCGTTATCGATGAGACACGCAGCGTATTGGCAGAGAGCTTTAATCTACATCCTATTGTCATGCTGCCCATGGTTATTTTATTGACTTTGAACGTTATGAAATTCCCATCGCTACCGTCTATGACTATTGCGGTGATAGCAGGTTTAATAGTGGCAGTGGTATTTCAAGATGCCAGTATTGCTGTAGCACTAGAGTATTTAAATTCAGGATTTAAGATTGAAACGGGTTCTAGTTATGTCGATCCCATTCTCAATCGCGGCGGCATTCAAAGCATGATGTGGACCTTTTCAGTGGCTTTTATGGCGTTGTCATTAGGAGGGGTATTAAGTAAAGTCGGCTATATGGAAGCGCTGATCTTAGGCTTAGTGGATAAAGCCAAAACCGTCGGCTCGCTAACCTTATTGGTGATGTCATCCTCTATTGCTTCAACCGCAGCCTTTGGTGAGGCTTATTTATCCTTTATCTTAAACGGTGAGCTATTTAAGAAGCAGTTTGATAAAGTAGGGCTTAATCGGGCGATGCTAGCTCGTATTGTCAGTGAAGGTGGCCTTATGATGGCGCCCTTGATGCCATGGACGACTTTTGGCGCTTTTACTGCAGCGACATTAGGCATCAGCGGCTTTGAGTTTGCGCCATACGCCTTTATGAGCTTTTTGAGTCCGCTAATATCGGTGCTGATGACTTATCTTGGTCTAGCGGTAGTCTGGAATAATAACAAAAACAAGGGAGTGAAAAAGCTTGTAGATGTCGATGTCAGCAATGAGCCTAATTTTATAAATCAGCGCTGA